TCCTTGATTCCGATCCGGTCCGGCCGCATCTCAGAGCGGGAGGCGTCTCGGACCGTGGGAATGTTCGCGAGCATAATGAGGACAACTACTTCATCCCCGGTCGCGACGATGCTCGGGACAAGACCGGCGATTCCCACGAACTATCGAGCCTCTTCCTCGTGGCCGATGGGTGTGACGGCTGGGATGAGCCCGGGGGCGAGCAGGCCAGTTTGATGGCCGTCGAGAGGATCCCTCGCGAAATCGCCCGGCGTCTGCCGGCCGATGAGACCGATTCTCGCCTCGTCCAGGAAGCGATCCGCGAGGCCGTCGCCCAGGTCAATCAGGAGATCCTCGGCGGCTCCGAGGCCATCGGCTTGGGGACGACGATCGTCCTGGCCCTGTTTCGCCCGGATCAGGTGTACGTCACTGGTCTGGGCGACTCACGAGCCTACCGCCTCCGCGATGGGGAGCTGGAGCGTTTGACGACGGACCACACGCTGGGGTGGGCTTTGGCCAAGGCCGGCACGATCACGCCGGAGGAGCTGCCGAACCACAAGTTCAAGAACGTCCTGTACCTCCACCTGGGGAGCAAAGAGGCCCAGAACGGGCCCGAGGACATCCGTGTGATGGACGTCCAGCCGGGAGATCGCTTCCTCCTGGCGACCGACGGGCTTACCAACGTCGTCTCCGATCCGGAGATCGGTCGGATTCTGGGGACGGTCGACGACCCCCAGGCGGCGGCCGTCATGCTGAAGGATCTCGCCCTGACGAACGACTCGAAAGACAACGTCACCTGCCTGGTCGTTCACGTCCCAGCGCGATAGGGGCTCGGCACAGCGTTTCCATGTTCGCTCTTCGCGCCAGTCGAGCGGTTGACCGCCCGGATTCCCGACCATTACCAGGAGCCCTCCCATGGCCACGACGCGACCTGAGCGCGATTCGATGGGCGAGATGGAAGTGCCGGCCGACGCCTATTACGGAGCGCAGAGCGAGCGAGCCCGGCGCAACTTCGAGATCGGTTCGCTCAAATTCCCCCGCCCCTTTCTACGGGCGTTGGGGCTCATCAAGAAGAGTGCGGCGAAGGTTAACGTCGAGTTGGGTCTGCTGGACTCCCAACTCGGAACGCTGATCGAGCAGGCCGCGCAGGAGGTCGCCGACGGCCGTCGCGACGACCAGTTCCCGCTAGTAATCTTCCAGACGGGGAGCGGCACGTCCACGAACATGAACGCCAACGAGGTCATCGCCGGGCTGGCCAACGAGAAGGCGACCGGCCGTCGCGGGGGACGTTCGCCGGTCCACCCCAACGACGCCGTGAATTTGGGGCAGTCGTCGAATGACGTCATCCCGACGGCCATCCACGTCTCGGCGCGCGAGGAGATCGAGCGACGTTTGCTGCCCGCCCTGACCCGCCTGCGCAATGCACTGGCCGAACGCGCCGAGGCTTTCGACGGGATCGTCAAGATCGGTCGCACCCACCTGCAAGACGCGGTGCCGATCCGGCTGGGCCAGGAGTTCGCCGGCTACGCTTCCCAGATCGATCACGGGCTGCGGAGGCTGGCGACGGCGTCCGAGGCCCTGGCGGAGCTTCCCATCGGCGGCACGGCGTTGGGGACAGGCGTGAACACCCACGCAGAATTCCCGGCGCGAATGGCCGAGGCGATCGGCCGTGAGACCGGTCTCACGTTTCGCCCCGCCTCGAGCTTCTTCGAGGCGATGGCGGGGCGTGACGCCGTCGTCGAGGCCTCGGCGATGCTCCGCACGACGGCGGTGAGCCTGTCGAACATCGCCAACAACCTCCGGCTCCTGGGAAGCGGCCCGCGCTGCGGGATCGGCGAGATCAAGATCCCGGAGTTGCAGCCGGGAAGCTCGATTATGCCGGGAAAAGTCAACCCGGTGATTCCCGAAGCCGTCATGATGGTCGCCGCGCAGGTTGTCGGCAACGACGCAACGATCGCCTGGGCCAACGCGCTGGGGTCGAATTTCGACCTCAACGTCATGATGCCCGTCATGGCGTACAATCTGTTGGAGTCGATCGAGTTGATGACGGCCGCGGCCGAGCATCTCGTCGCCAAGTGCATCGACGCTCGCGAGTTCCTCTCGGGTCAGAAGGCCCACGGGACGACGCGCATGGAGGCCGACGAGGCTCGCTGCCGGGAGCACGTCGAGCGCAGTCTGGCGATGTGCACGGCGCTCGCGCCTCGAATCGGCTATGACAACGCCGCGGCCCTGGCGAAGACCGCCTACCGCGACGGGGCGACGATCCGGGAACTGGCTCACTCGATGGCGGGGCTCGATCCAGACGCCGTCGCCGGCAAACTCGGCGATCCGGCATCGGCCGAGGTACTCCGGAAACACGGGGGCTTTCCGTCGGCGGCCGAGATCGATCGGCTGCTCGACCCGATGAGTCAGACGGAACGCGGCATGGGGGGCGTTGGCGGCGGCGGGGGCTGATCATGTGGATTCGGGGAAACTCCTCTGGGCGGGCGGGGGGCTGATCGTGGAAAATTGGCGGCGGTGCGAATCACGCTGGCAAGAGGGCGACGTCTCATGAGCGATCTCCCCGATTTCGACCTCGACTGCGAGTGGCTCGACCCGTCGTCTACCGCCGAACCGCAGCCGCCCGCGGCAGCCGCCGCGCCGGTGGTCGACGAGCCCCCGACGGCCAAGCCGGCCGATCCCGTCGTGGTCATCCAATATCGAAACCGCGGCGTCTCGCCGATCCTGCTGTTTCCGATGACGCTGATCGCTTCCCTTGCGCTCTTCGCGGGCTACCACCATTTCTTCGTCCGGCCGATCTACACGCAGGACGGGGGCTTCGCCTTCGCCCGCGCCGCCGAGCCCGCCTCGCTCGCCGCTCCGGAACGCGATCCCGCGGTTGCGCAGGTTTCGACGACCTTGCCGATTCAGGTCGCGCCGGCGACCGTGCCGCTGTCGCTGGAAAGCCAGCCGCTCGGACCGATTGCGCCAGTGCTGCCGCCTCCCCTGACGCTCGAGGTTCAACCCGCCGGGCCCGTTGAAGCGCTCTCGCTGACGCCGTCCGTCGTCCAGTCGACTGAGACGCAGAAGCCTGAGCCCGCCGAAACACCCAAGGTCGATGCCGAGGATTCCAAGCCTCGGATCTCGATCGCCTCCACGGCCGTCGATCCCGTGAAGGAAGAGCCTCCGGCGCCAGAGGCCGACGCCATCCCCGCCGCGGATACCCCGACTCGCGAGCAGATGATGGAGCGGATTCGACAGGAAGCCGAGCTAAAGGAGTTGCAGCAGAGGGGCATGGAACAACGCCAGGCTGACGCCGCCGCCCAGTTCCATGCCGAGGACACTCAGCGGATTCAGGAGGAGCGGGTGTCTTTCCACAAGTCGCTGCAAGAGATCGTATCGGTCGGCGGTCGGGACGTCGGCAAGGCGATCGACGACCTCTGCGACAAGTACGGCCGCGGCTACAGCCAGGAGAAGAGGAACGAGGTCAAGGCCGTCATGGAGCGGGCCCACGGCAAGCGGTCCCGCCGGGAAGAGGTCGGGCTGCTCCGTTACATGGGCGTGCCCGAACCGGGTGTTCTCGATTACCTCTCGAACGAGGTCCATCGCACCTCTCTCCACAAGCGCAACGGCCCGCAGAATCCGGACGAGGTCCGTCTCTTCGCCGCGCGGCAGTTACTCCAGATCGGCCCGGATGCCCCCCCGCCGCGCGTGACCGGCGACACCCCTCAGCCTCAGGTGAACCGCTCCGTGCCGATGCGTCGCGGACGCTAATCTCGTAGATCGTCGAAATTGATCCAGGACGAAGCCTTCACCGGACCAGGGAAGACTCCCATGCATCGTTTCGCCTTCGCGGCGTCGTTGATCTCCGCCATCGCCTTCGGTTGTGTCGTCTCAGCAGAGGACAACCCGGACGTCAAGGCGGGAACCGGGCTCCTGAAAGAAGGCGACGACCTTGCCGACAAGGGACAGCCCAACGAGGCCCAGATCCGTTACAAGGAGGCCTTCGAGAAGATCCTCCCAAAACTTCGCGGAATCCCCTTCCGCCACGAGGTCAAGCGCGACGTCACCAAGCGCGAGAAGATGCAGGAGATGCTCCTCAAGGAGTTCGAGGCGGACATGACCCCCGCCGAGTTCGAGGCCCAGGAGAAAACCTACAAGGCCTTCGGCATGATCCCGGCGGACATGGATCTGAAGAAACTCCTCGTCGACGTCTACTCTGAGGAGATCGCCGCTTACTACGATCCCAAGACCAAGACGATGTACATGATTGAGGAGCCTGAGGAGCAGCGGAACAAGCCCCCCACGTTCCTGGAGAAGTTCCTCGGCAAGACGGGAGGGTTCGACAAGGACGAGAACAAGACGGTCATCGCCCACGAGATGACCCACGCCCTCTCCGACCAGCACTTCGATCTGGACGCCCTGCACGAGGCCTCGAAGAAGAACGACGACCATTCGATGGCGGTCTCCGCACTCATCGAAGGCGAGGCGACGCTCGCCATGATGGCCGCCGGCCAGGATGACTGGGACGGGAGCCAGATCGTCAAGACTCCCGCCGAGGCGCTGGGCCGCACCATGGAGTTCATGGCGCCGTTTCTGACCTCCCTGGGTGGCGGCAAGTCGCTGAAGAACGCTCCGCCGATCATCTCGGATTCGATGCTCTTCCCCTATCTCCGCGGCCTGGTCTACTGCGCCCGCCTCGCCAACGACGACGGCTGGAAGGGGATCGACGCCGCCTACCTCGATCCGCCGCTCTCGACCGAGCAGATCCTCCATCCCTCGAAGTATCGGGCCAAGCCGGATTACCCCACTCTCGTCGACCTGGGGGCGATTTCCCCGGGTGATGGCTGGAAGGAGATCGCCCGCAACGTGATGGGTGAAATGCAGACGGCCGTCATGCTCAAGCGCCACGGGGGCGGGCCCGCCGCCGCCGGCTGGGACGGCGACCGTTACGCCGTCTTCGAAGGCCCCGACGCAAAGCTGGGCCTCGTCTGGATGACGACCTGGGACAGCGAGGATGACGCCCAGCAATTCGCCGAGGCCTACGCCCGATACCAGACCTCGCGCATGGGGGACAAGAAGTTCCAGCCGGTGGAAGTCCCGCGCTCGCTCTGGAGGGCGGTCGACGACGTGACGTGGATCGTGGACCGTCGGGGCTCTGACGTGGTCGTCGTGGAAGGTTTCCCGCCGTCGACCTCGTCTCCCCTGGTGGAATCCGCCTTCAAATCGGCGAAAACGGAGATGAAACCGACGCCCAGGGAACCGAAGCCGGCCGTTCCGGAACCTGCCCACTAGACCGACCGGTAGAATGAAGTCAAAGTCAGAATCTCACGGCGTCGCCGCGCGGCGACGCCTGCGCCTGTCCCGACTTCAACCCAGGACGGCCGTTCCATGCTCATCCTTCCCCCACGTTCCGGCCTGATCCGCCTCGTCGTCAGCGCCGGTTTCCTCGCCGCCTTCACGAGCTTCGCCTCCGCTCAGTCGACGTCGAACCGCCAGGAGGCCCAGCCCTCCACCAAGGACGCGACCCCCGCCACCCCAGCCGACGAGGCCTCCAAGGATTCGACCGCCCAGAAGAACGCGCCCGCCAAGGAACCCGAGCACGTCTACAAGACGGACGAGGAGTGGCGACGGCTTCTCACCCACGACCAGTATCTGGTGACTCGGATGAAGGCCACGGAGCCCGCCTTCTCGGGGCGCTACGCGACCGGCCACTACAAGGGGACGTTCCTCTGCGTCTGCTGCGGGGCGAAGCTGTTCGACTCGCAGACCAAGTTCGATTCCGGCACCGGATGGCCCAGCTTCTGGCGGCCCGCCACCGCGAAGGCCCTTGAACAGGCCTACGATCGCAGCGAGGCGGAACTCCGGGTCGAGGTCACCTGCGCCCGCTGCGGTGCGCACCTTGGGCACGTCTTCAACGACGGCCCAGCGCCAACGGGTCTGCGCTACTGCATCAACTCGCTGGCCATCAAGCTGGATTCCGAGCCGGTCCGGCCGACGTCCGCCTCGCGGCGGGCGCCGAACCGGAAGCGATCGACGCAGACCCGCGACGCCCGCGCTGAGTCTCCTGAGGCCACCGCGCCTCCCGAGGACGACGCGAAACCGAAGAACCCGGCCTGACCGGCGCGCGATCAGTTCGACCGACGCCGGATCGCCTCGAACCGAGGCTCCAGCCAGGCGATCAGGTCGCGGGCGTACTCGCCGGGTTCGGGGTCGAACTCCAGCGTGTGGCAGCCGTCGGGATACTCGATGACCTCCCGATCCGTCGCCGCCAGCCGGTCGAAGTAGCGGCGAGTCCGGTCGTTGTCGACGATCCGGTCCCTGCCGCCGAGCATCAACAGCGTCGGCTGGCGGATCTTGCTCGGCGACCGCTTGATCCGACGGTCGATGAGGAAGCTGGCGAGCAGCAGTCCGGCGGTGGCCTGTCGAAGTCCCAGCGGGTCGTTCCGGATGAACTCCTGGCCGGCGGGATCGTCCGTGAAAAGGGCCGGATCGGCGAGAGGGATCGGGAACGTCTTGCGGCGGTTGGTGAAGACCGCGTGGGCGATGCGAAGCTTCTCGCCGAACGTCACCCCCACCTGGGGCTCCAGTCCAGGACAGATGAGAGCCAGGGCGTCGACCAACTCCGGCCGCTTGGCGGCGGTCAGGACGGCAATTTTCCCCCCCCAACTGATCCCCGCCAGGGCGACGGGGAGGTTGGGGGTCTCCTTGCGAACCTGCTGGATCCACTCGGCGATGTCGTCGACCAGGCGATGACCGGAAGGCGTGTGCCCTCGGTCGCGTTGATTGGGACCCGAGCCGCGACGGTTCGGGAACGAGACGTGGTACCCCGCCTCCGCGATCCGGCTCCCCAGCCCGTTGTACCACCCCGAATGGCTCTGGACGCCGTGCAGGACGACCACGATCCCGCGCGGAGTACCCACGGCAGCCCGTCGCGCGACGTGAAACGGATAGCCGTCGGAGGTGGTGAAGGTCAACTCCTCGGCCGCGACCTCAGGCATGATCGATCTCCCGGGTCTGGGTCGTCATCGCGGCGAGCAGGTCGGGATCGACGTTCACGCCCAGGCCGGGCCCAACGAACGGCGCTGCCCGACCGCCGTAGCCGAATGTCAGGTCGTCAGTCGTCAGGTTGGACCGAAGGATGTGGCGGTCGTATGAGCCTTCCAGATAACGGATGCCGTCGACCCGACTGGCGACGTGCCGGCCGGCCGCGGAGAGGATCGCCGTCTCTCCAGGATGGCAGCCTAGTTGGACTCCCAGCCCATGTCGTCGGGCCAGGCCGATCAACCGCAACGAGGGCAGAATCCCGCCGCATTTGGACAGGCGGACGTTGAAGAAGTCGGTCGTCTTGCGCTCGATCGCCGCGAGGCCGTCCGGCCAGCCGCAGAGCGACTCGTCGAGCATCACCGGAACGCCTAACCGGGGGCGAAGCTCTGTCAGAGCGTCGACCTCGGCGTGCGCAACGGGCTGTTCGAGCAGCGACGGCCGGTAACGGAGCAGGGGGGCGACCTTCTCAACCAACTCGTCGGCGCGCCAGGCCTCGTTGGCGTCGATCCGGATATCGACCCGCCGACCCAGGATGCGCCGGAGGGTTTCCATCCGACGGGGGTCGTCTTGCCCAGCGACGCCGACCTTCGCCTTCACGTCGCGAAAGCCGTACACGCGGAACTTGATCGCAGAGATGATCTCCTTGCGCCGCGACTCGGCCGTGATCGCCGCGCTGTAGCGGACGGGGCCAGGTTTGGCTCGCCGTTCCAGGCCCTCGGCGGTCGCTAACGCGACGGCCTCGCCGATCGACGCGCCGAACGATCGGCTGTAGGCGTCGAGCACCGCGAGTTCCAGGGCGCAGCGAGCGGCGTTTCCGCGCATGCCGCGGGGGTCGTCGTCGATCTCAGGCAGGCTCAGGCGTTCGACGGTTGCGACGACGTCGGCGAACGAGGAGGGGCGACCGAGTCGTCGGGGCCAATCGCACCGGGCGACGGCGTCGACGGCGGTTTCGATCGTTTCGCCGGTGACGTACTCGCGAGGCACCCCCTCGCCGTATCCCGTCGAGCCGTCGTCCAGATCCACTTGCACGATCAGGTTGGCGCTCGAGGTCCGCTCGTGCGAGGCGTGCTTGACCGGCTTCTTGAGCGGCACCTCCACGCGATGCAGCACGAGTCGGCGGATCGCAGGGCCTCCGCGGGTGGGGCGGGCGGCGGCGATGGGCGGGGCAGCGGACGGATCGGCCAAGGGGGTCTCCCGGCCGCCAGGCTTGGAACGGCGGCCGCATCCAGCCTAACACATCCCCGGCCGGGGCGTCGATTTCGGGGGGCTCTGACGGTCGCGCCCCTCGTTCGCATACAATTCGGTCATGGTACAATTGATCGAGGCCGCGGCGAACGACGCGGATCGAGTCGAGGAGGGGATCGTGAGCGACCTGTTCTGGCCGGCGGTCTTCCTGACGCTGGGATTGCTGCTGATGAGCCTGGAATTGTTCGTCCCCTCGGGCGGGCTCATCGGCGTCGGCGCAATCGTCTGCCTGGGGTTGGGGCTGTGGAACGCCTTCCAATCGTCGCGACGGTTGGGGATGGTTTTTCTGCTGGTCGACTTCGTCGTGGTCCCGACCGCGGCGGTTGCGGCGCTCCGGCTGTGGGTGCGTTCTCCCTTCGGCCGCAAGCTGGCCCTGACGCCTCCCCGGCCCGACGAGATCGACGTCTCGCACGCCCACGCCTCGGCGGAAGATCTGGTGGGCTCTGTCGGAAGGGCGTTGACGCCCCTTCATCCTTGCGGCCACGTCCAGGTCGGCGGCCGCCGCCACGACGGCATTTCCGAGTCCGGGTTGATCGCCGCAGGAGCGCGAATTTGCGTCGTCCGCGTCCGCTCCGGTCAACTCGTCGTCCGATCGATCGAGTCGCCGGCCGCGGAGGAGCGGCCCGAGACGAATGGGGATCCGTCCCCCTCACCCCTGGACCTCGGCGCCGGGCTCTGAGCCCGCTCGCGCCCCGTACCACTCCGAGGACCTGATCTCCATGACTGCCATGATTCTCGCTCAGGCCAACGCCCCCTCAACGGTCAGCACCTTCTTCTGGATCGGGGTCTTCACGCTCGGCGTGATCGCCCTGCTGGGCGGGATCTTCATCACCAAGTACTTCAACCTCTGGATCCAGGCGTTCTTGACGCACGCCAACGTCAGCATCGTGGATCTGGTCGGGATGTCGTTCCGCAAGGTGAACCCGAACATCATCGTCCGGTCCAAGATCATGGCCTATCAGGCTGGACTGACGGAGAAGGACGGCCTGACGACTCGGGCCCTGGAATCCCACTACCTGGCCGGCGGCAACGTCCCCAACGTGGTCCGAGCCCTGATCGCGGCCAATCGGGCCGACATCCCGCTTTCGTACAAGCAGGCGACGGCCATCGACCTCGCCGGCCGCAACGTGCTGGAAGCCGTGCAGACGAGCGTCAATCCCAAGGTCATCCCGTGCCCCGACCCCACACAGGGGAGGAACACCATCGACGGCGTCGCCCGCAACGGCATCCAACTCAAGGTGAAGGCCAAGGTGACCGTCCGGACGAACCTCGACCGTCTCGTGGGCGGGGCGACCGACGAGACGATCATCGCCCGCGTCGGCGAGGGCATCGTCAACGCGATCGGGTCAGCCGACACGCATCTCCAGGTCCTCGAGAAGCCGGACTCGATCTCCAAGCGCGTGCTCGACAAGGGGCTGGACGCCGGGACCGCGTACGAGATCCTCTCGATCGACATCGCCGACATCGACGTCGGCGACAACATCGGCGCCAATCTCCAGGCCCTTCAGGCCGAGGCGGACACCCGCGTCGCTCGAGCCAAGGCCGAAGAGCGTCGGGCCTTCGCCGTCGCCAAGGAGCAGGAGATGCAGGCCGCCGTTCAGGAGAACCGCGCGAAGGTCGTGGAGGCCGAGGCCGAAGTCCCGCTGGCGATCGCCGAGGCCTTTCGCCAGGGCCATCTGGGCGTCAGCGACTACTACAACCTGAAGAACGTCCAGGCCGACACCGACATGCGTACGGCCATCGCCGGGACCGGATCGGGAAGCAACGCCGCCCGTCAGACCGCCGGAACGCCCCAGTGACCCTGGGCGTACCACGCCCCCGCTCGATCGCGGAGCCCGTCCATGCGGATGATTGAAGCCCTCTCCCAGTTCATCGTCCCGTTGATCTTCCTGATCGTCTGGGCGATTACGTCGCTGCTGAACCGCGACAGCCAACCGCTTCCCCAGCGGCCCAACCGCCCTGGGGCGGGCCCGGGAGGGGCTGGCTCGAACCGGCGGCGGGACGCCCTCACCGCCTCCAAGGCGGAGGACGACGAGCCGGCCGTCGCCGACTCTTCCCCACCGAGACGGCCGGGGCTCGCTCCGTTCGACGCCAGGACTCAGGGCCGACCGTTACAGGCGCCGACTCGGCCTACGTCGCCGCGGTCGAACCGCCCGAACGGGGCGACCGGCGACGACGAGGTCGTGTTCATCGAGTCCGCCCGACGTTCCATCGGCGGCTCCGCCTCGCCTCCGTCGCCCCGCAAGCCGGCTCGGGGTCGTCGAGCCGAGCCAACTCCCGCGCGAACCCGACGCGGCGAGCCTGTGACGCAGCGAGCCCTCTCGGAGCAGGTCGGCCAGTCGCTCGCCCAGAATCGAAGCCAGCCGCTGGGCCTCTCGCCGATCAGCGCGAACCTGTCGAGCCTGTCGAGCGCTTCGCTCCGCGACGCCTCGTCCACCGCCGCGAGGGTCACACCAAACGCCGCCCCCCCCGCGCTCTCGGCGGCCGAAGTGCGCCGGATGATGGCCGACGGAGCCCGCCTCCGCGAGATGGCCGTCCTCGTCGAGTTGCTTCAACCCCCCGTCAGCCGTCGGCCTCGCCGGCTCGGGTGAATCGTAGCGGATTCGCATGAAGCCCGGCGCGTGACGATCGCGCCGGGCTCGGCTCGCTCCGCGTTAAGAGGGTGTAGGAAATCGCTCCAGGGGGAGCGTCGACGCGCCGATAAACGAGTCTGGCCCGGGAAACCTTTCTCGGCCGCAGGTTGCCAACGGCGTGGCGCCTTTCCGCTCCTTGGGGCGGGCATCTCCATGGATGGAGCGCGTTCGATTCTCGGACGCTTACTCGAACACGAATCCATAGCGATCCCCCGTCGACGAGGAGGTGCGATGACTTCCCACCGACCCGCCCTGCGCCTCGTTCGCCTCGGCGCTTTGCTCGCGCTGGCGGCGGCGATGCCGAATCGGCCCACATTCGGACAAGAGCCTCTGGACGCTCCCGTCTCCTGGCGGACCGACTATGGGTCTGCGCTGGAAGAGGCCCGCGCGGCGGATCGGTTGCTGTGGATTCAGTTCACCGGCTCCTGGTGCCCGAACTGCGTCCGGATGGAGCACGACAGTTTCGGCCACCCCGCCGTGGTCGCCCGCACACGGTCCGAGTTCGTCGCGGTCAAACTCCAGGCCGACGTCTATCAGGACCTCGCTCTGGGCTTCAACCTGTCCGGCCTGCCAGCCAGCGTGATCGTCGACCCGTCGCGGAACGTGCTGGCCGTCTACCAGGGATACCTGGGGCCGGACGATCTTGACGCTCTGCTCGGCCGCGCGGTCGCACTCCACACGCCGAAGGTCAATCCCGAGGACGTCGTCGACGCTCCCCGGTTGGCCTCGGCCTTCATCGGTCCGGACGACCTCTCCAACCCGCCGGAAGTCCCCGACGAGTTTGCCATCGTCGTGGCAAGGCCGATCAAGAAGGAGGAGCACGCCGCCCTCTCCGGCTACTGTCCGGTCAGCCTTGTGGCGGAGAAGAAGCTGATCGAGGGCCAGGCGGAATACGCGGTCTCGCACGAAGGTCGCATCTACCGGTTCGCCAGCCTTGTGACGTTCAACCTCTTCCGTCGCGACCCCGAGCGTTACGTCCCCGCCAACGACGGCCGCTGCCCCGTCGAACAGATGGACAAGGGCCTCGAAGCCGCCGGCGATCCTCGCTTCGGCGCCCTGTACAAGGGCCGGCTCTACCTCTGCTCCTCCAGGGAGGATCGGGCTCAGTTTCTCAAGGAGCCCTCGCGCTACGCGACCGTCGGCGTTGAGGACGGGGGCAACTGCCCGCATTGCCTCGCCGAGGGAGGAACCACGGTTCCCGGCGACCCTCGTTACAGCCTGTCTCAGGGGGGACGACGGTTCTGGTTCCCCGACGACGCCCACCGTAGCGCGTTCATGTCGCTGGCTCCGTCGACGACCATCCGCCGTTAAGCTCTGGCATTCCGTTTGCTCCATGGGCCGAGTCGTGATTCCAGCAGGGCGAGGACGAGGCGCGAGCATATGGACGCGACGACGCGACGTTTCCGTTCCGCGATGGATCTGGGGGGACTGACCCTCCGCGAGGCGCTTCGACGGACCTGGATCAAGCTCCAGGAGCACGAGCTTCTGACTCGCGCGGCGGCGATCACGTTCTATGCAGTCGCATCGTTGGTCCCCTTTCTCGGTCTGTT
This genomic window from Paludisphaera rhizosphaerae contains:
- a CDS encoding protein phosphatase 2C domain-containing protein, with the translated sequence MSVLAPPELQDRMYDCIVVSDLHLGSEVCQARLLEEFLIWAFEHCRTLVINGDIFDDLNFKRLSKRHFACLKVIRRNSDRRDVRVVWVRGNHDGPAEIVSHIVGVEILDEYVYSNGKIQLLILHGDQFDRIVSDYPWLTDLASGAFYYIQKWMPHRAARWIRRISKKFQRNSHLIELGAADYARSRGFRFVTCGHTHLPLTADHDGVRYINSGTWTDAPPCPFVVVEGADARLEFWPLPAVVLDSDPVRPHLRAGGVSDRGNVREHNEDNYFIPGRDDARDKTGDSHELSSLFLVADGCDGWDEPGGEQASLMAVERIPREIARRLPADETDSRLVQEAIREAVAQVNQEILGGSEAIGLGTTIVLALFRPDQVYVTGLGDSRAYRLRDGELERLTTDHTLGWALAKAGTITPEELPNHKFKNVLYLHLGSKEAQNGPEDIRVMDVQPGDRFLLATDGLTNVVSDPEIGRILGTVDDPQAAAVMLKDLALTNDSKDNVTCLVVHVPAR
- a CDS encoding NfeD family protein — protein: MSDLFWPAVFLTLGLLLMSLELFVPSGGLIGVGAIVCLGLGLWNAFQSSRRLGMVFLLVDFVVVPTAAVAALRLWVRSPFGRKLALTPPRPDEIDVSHAHASAEDLVGSVGRALTPLHPCGHVQVGGRRHDGISESGLIAAGARICVVRVRSGQLVVRSIESPAAEERPETNGDPSPSPLDLGAGL
- a CDS encoding enolase C-terminal domain-like protein, which produces MADPSAAPPIAAARPTRGGPAIRRLVLHRVEVPLKKPVKHASHERTSSANLIVQVDLDDGSTGYGEGVPREYVTGETIETAVDAVARCDWPRRLGRPSSFADVVATVERLSLPEIDDDPRGMRGNAARCALELAVLDAYSRSFGASIGEAVALATAEGLERRAKPGPVRYSAAITAESRRKEIISAIKFRVYGFRDVKAKVGVAGQDDPRRMETLRRILGRRVDIRIDANEAWRADELVEKVAPLLRYRPSLLEQPVAHAEVDALTELRPRLGVPVMLDESLCGWPDGLAAIERKTTDFFNVRLSKCGGILPSLRLIGLARRHGLGVQLGCHPGETAILSAAGRHVASRVDGIRYLEGSYDRHILRSNLTTDDLTFGYGGRAAPFVGPGLGVNVDPDLLAAMTTQTREIDHA
- the msrB gene encoding peptide-methionine (R)-S-oxide reductase MsrB, producing the protein MLILPPRSGLIRLVVSAGFLAAFTSFASAQSTSNRQEAQPSTKDATPATPADEASKDSTAQKNAPAKEPEHVYKTDEEWRRLLTHDQYLVTRMKATEPAFSGRYATGHYKGTFLCVCCGAKLFDSQTKFDSGTGWPSFWRPATAKALEQAYDRSEAELRVEVTCARCGAHLGHVFNDGPAPTGLRYCINSLAIKLDSEPVRPTSASRRAPNRKRSTQTRDARAESPEATAPPEDDAKPKNPA
- a CDS encoding M4 family metallopeptidase, which encodes MHRFAFAASLISAIAFGCVVSAEDNPDVKAGTGLLKEGDDLADKGQPNEAQIRYKEAFEKILPKLRGIPFRHEVKRDVTKREKMQEMLLKEFEADMTPAEFEAQEKTYKAFGMIPADMDLKKLLVDVYSEEIAAYYDPKTKTMYMIEEPEEQRNKPPTFLEKFLGKTGGFDKDENKTVIAHEMTHALSDQHFDLDALHEASKKNDDHSMAVSALIEGEATLAMMAAGQDDWDGSQIVKTPAEALGRTMEFMAPFLTSLGGGKSLKNAPPIISDSMLFPYLRGLVYCARLANDDGWKGIDAAYLDPPLSTEQILHPSKYRAKPDYPTLVDLGAISPGDGWKEIARNVMGEMQTAVMLKRHGGGPAAAGWDGDRYAVFEGPDAKLGLVWMTTWDSEDDAQQFAEAYARYQTSRMGDKKFQPVEVPRSLWRAVDDVTWIVDRRGSDVVVVEGFPPSTSSPLVESAFKSAKTEMKPTPREPKPAVPEPAH
- the floA gene encoding flotillin-like protein FloA (flotillin-like protein involved in membrane lipid rafts) → MTAMILAQANAPSTVSTFFWIGVFTLGVIALLGGIFITKYFNLWIQAFLTHANVSIVDLVGMSFRKVNPNIIVRSKIMAYQAGLTEKDGLTTRALESHYLAGGNVPNVVRALIAANRADIPLSYKQATAIDLAGRNVLEAVQTSVNPKVIPCPDPTQGRNTIDGVARNGIQLKVKAKVTVRTNLDRLVGGATDETIIARVGEGIVNAIGSADTHLQVLEKPDSISKRVLDKGLDAGTAYEILSIDIADIDVGDNIGANLQALQAEADTRVARAKAEERRAFAVAKEQEMQAAVQENRAKVVEAEAEVPLAIAEAFRQGHLGVSDYYNLKNVQADTDMRTAIAGTGSGSNAARQTAGTPQ
- a CDS encoding class II fumarate hydratase codes for the protein MATTRPERDSMGEMEVPADAYYGAQSERARRNFEIGSLKFPRPFLRALGLIKKSAAKVNVELGLLDSQLGTLIEQAAQEVADGRRDDQFPLVIFQTGSGTSTNMNANEVIAGLANEKATGRRGGRSPVHPNDAVNLGQSSNDVIPTAIHVSAREEIERRLLPALTRLRNALAERAEAFDGIVKIGRTHLQDAVPIRLGQEFAGYASQIDHGLRRLATASEALAELPIGGTALGTGVNTHAEFPARMAEAIGRETGLTFRPASSFFEAMAGRDAVVEASAMLRTTAVSLSNIANNLRLLGSGPRCGIGEIKIPELQPGSSIMPGKVNPVIPEAVMMVAAQVVGNDATIAWANALGSNFDLNVMMPVMAYNLLESIELMTAAAEHLVAKCIDAREFLSGQKAHGTTRMEADEARCREHVERSLAMCTALAPRIGYDNAAALAKTAYRDGATIRELAHSMAGLDPDAVAGKLGDPASAEVLRKHGGFPSAAEIDRLLDPMSQTERGMGGVGGGGG
- a CDS encoding alpha/beta fold hydrolase; translation: MPEVAAEELTFTTSDGYPFHVARRAAVGTPRGIVVVLHGVQSHSGWYNGLGSRIAEAGYHVSFPNRRGSGPNQRDRGHTPSGHRLVDDIAEWIQQVRKETPNLPVALAGISWGGKIAVLTAAKRPELVDALALICPGLEPQVGVTFGEKLRIAHAVFTNRRKTFPIPLADPALFTDDPAGQEFIRNDPLGLRQATAGLLLASFLIDRRIKRSPSKIRQPTLLMLGGRDRIVDNDRTRRYFDRLAATDREVIEYPDGCHTLEFDPEPGEYARDLIAWLEPRFEAIRRRSN